From Oreochromis niloticus isolate F11D_XX linkage group LG1, O_niloticus_UMD_NMBU, whole genome shotgun sequence, a single genomic window includes:
- the LOC100701599 gene encoding FERM domain-containing protein 5 isoform X1 produces MLSRLMSSSIRSLDRECNCTVRLLDDSEYTCTIQRDAKGQYLFDLICHHLNLLEKDYFGIRYVDPDKQRHWLEFTKSIAKQMKSQPPFTMCLRVKFYPPDPAALKEEITRYLVFLQVKRDLYHGRLLCKTSDAALLAAYILQAEIGDYDPGKHPEGYSSKFQFFPKHSEKLERRIAEIHKTELIGQTPETSELNFLQKAQMLETYGVDPHPCKDVSGNPAFLAFTPFGFTVLQGNRRVHLLKWEEVTKLKFEAKTFHIYANQKEDKKIILTYFAPTPEACKHLWKCGVENQAFYKLEKSSQVRTVSSSNLFFKGSRFRYSGKVAKEVMEQSAKIKRDPPEIHRAGMVPSRSCPSITHGPRLTSVPRTRRRAVHISIMEGLESLRDSAHSTPVRSVSHGDSFMPSRSQTVDGSEASTSAVISDENYSPSDSVLPTPVAEHGMEMPLARHLNGAPCSIDEEESEAGTSKEGQATEFGHSRREQRMVKSRPATSSEVEELNKFILSVLRLFLVTIGLLFALLLLLIMLTESDLDIAFLRDIRKTPEFQQFHFEYFCPLRRWFACKLRWMGGFLVSEAK; encoded by the exons CGGGACGCCAAAGGACAGTACTTGTTTGACCTCATCTGCCACCATCTTAACCTGCTGGAGAAAGACTACTTTGGCATTAGATATGTTGACCCAGACAAGCAGAGA CACTGGTTGGAGTTTACAAAGTCAATtgccaaacaaatgaaat CCCAGCCTCCATTCACCATGTGTTTGCGTGTCAAGTTTTACCCACCTGACCCCGCTGCCCTGAAAGAGGAAATCACCAG ATATCTTGTCTTCCTGCAGGTTAAGAGGGATCTCTACCACGGCCGCCTCCTGTGCAAGACATCAGATGCAGCTCTGCTGGCTGCCTATATATTACAAG CTGAAATTGGTGACTATGACCCTGGGAAACATCCAGAGGGCTACAGCTCCAAGTTTCAGTTCTTCCCGAAGCACTCAGAGAAGTTGGAGCGGCGGATTGCTGAGATCCACAAAACTGAGCTGAT aggTCAGACTCCTGAAACATCAGAGCTCAACTTTCTTCAGAAGGCTCAGATGTTGGAGACATATGGGGTCGACCCACATCCATGCAAG GATGTGTCTGGGAACCCGGCTTTTTTGGCTTTCACCCCTTTTGGATTCACTGTGCTGCAAGGAAACAGGAGGGTTCACCTCCTCAAATG GGAGGAGGTGACCAAACTTAAGTTTGAAGCAAAGACGTTCCATATATATGCAAATCAGAAGGAG GATAAGAAGATCATACTGACTTACTTTGCACCTACACCAGAGGCCTGCAAGCATCTTTGGAAGTGTGGAGTGGAGAATCAGGCCTTCTACAA GCTGGAGAAGTCAAGCCAAGTCCGCACTGTGTCCAGTAGTAACCTCTTCTTCAAGGGTAGTCGCTTTAGATACAG CGGAAAGGTTGCAAAAGAAGTAATGGAACAAAGTGCTAAAATTAAGAGAGACCCCCCAGAGATCCACAG GGCTGGTATGGTGCCTAGTAGGAGCTGTCCATCCATCACTCATGGCCCTCGTCTAACGAGTGTTCCAAGGACCCGACGAAGAGCTGTGCACATTTCCATTATGGAAG GTTTGGAGTCCCTTCGAGACAGTGCTCACTCCACACCGGTACGCTCAGTTTCGCATGGCGACTCCTTCATGCCTTCAAGGAGCCAGACGGTGGATGGCAGTGAGGCAAGCACGTCAGCAGTCATCTCAGATGAGAACTACAGCCCCTCTGACAGCGTGCTGCCTACACCCGTGGCGGAACATGGAATGGAGATGCCTTTGGCTCGTCACCTCAATGGTGCCCCCTGCAGCATTGACGAGGAGGAGTCAGAGGCAGGGACATCGAAAGAGGGGCAGGCCACAGAATTTGGGCACAGCAGGAGAGAACAACGTATGGTCAAGAGCAGGCCTGCAACATCTAGCGAGGTAGAGGAGCTCAACAAGTTTATCCTGAGCGTGTTGCGTCTCTTCCTGGTTACCATTGGACTTCTGTTcgccctgctgctgcttctcatCATGCTGACAGAGTCGGACCTGGACATTGCCTTCTTGAGAGACATCCGCAAGACACCTGAATTCCAGCAGTTCCACTTTGAATACTTCTGCCCTCTGCGGCGCTGGTTCGCCTGTAAGTTACGATGGATGGGAGGTTTCCTTGTTAGTGAGGCAAAGTGA
- the LOC100701599 gene encoding FERM domain-containing protein 5 isoform X2 has product MKSQPPFTMCLRVKFYPPDPAALKEEITRYLVFLQVKRDLYHGRLLCKTSDAALLAAYILQAEIGDYDPGKHPEGYSSKFQFFPKHSEKLERRIAEIHKTELIGQTPETSELNFLQKAQMLETYGVDPHPCKDVSGNPAFLAFTPFGFTVLQGNRRVHLLKWEEVTKLKFEAKTFHIYANQKEDKKIILTYFAPTPEACKHLWKCGVENQAFYKLEKSSQVRTVSSSNLFFKGSRFRYSGKVAKEVMEQSAKIKRDPPEIHRAGMVPSRSCPSITHGPRLTSVPRTRRRAVHISIMEGLESLRDSAHSTPVRSVSHGDSFMPSRSQTVDGSEASTSAVISDENYSPSDSVLPTPVAEHGMEMPLARHLNGAPCSIDEEESEAGTSKEGQATEFGHSRREQRMVKSRPATSSEVEELNKFILSVLRLFLVTIGLLFALLLLLIMLTESDLDIAFLRDIRKTPEFQQFHFEYFCPLRRWFACKLRWMGGFLVSEAK; this is encoded by the exons atgaaat CCCAGCCTCCATTCACCATGTGTTTGCGTGTCAAGTTTTACCCACCTGACCCCGCTGCCCTGAAAGAGGAAATCACCAG ATATCTTGTCTTCCTGCAGGTTAAGAGGGATCTCTACCACGGCCGCCTCCTGTGCAAGACATCAGATGCAGCTCTGCTGGCTGCCTATATATTACAAG CTGAAATTGGTGACTATGACCCTGGGAAACATCCAGAGGGCTACAGCTCCAAGTTTCAGTTCTTCCCGAAGCACTCAGAGAAGTTGGAGCGGCGGATTGCTGAGATCCACAAAACTGAGCTGAT aggTCAGACTCCTGAAACATCAGAGCTCAACTTTCTTCAGAAGGCTCAGATGTTGGAGACATATGGGGTCGACCCACATCCATGCAAG GATGTGTCTGGGAACCCGGCTTTTTTGGCTTTCACCCCTTTTGGATTCACTGTGCTGCAAGGAAACAGGAGGGTTCACCTCCTCAAATG GGAGGAGGTGACCAAACTTAAGTTTGAAGCAAAGACGTTCCATATATATGCAAATCAGAAGGAG GATAAGAAGATCATACTGACTTACTTTGCACCTACACCAGAGGCCTGCAAGCATCTTTGGAAGTGTGGAGTGGAGAATCAGGCCTTCTACAA GCTGGAGAAGTCAAGCCAAGTCCGCACTGTGTCCAGTAGTAACCTCTTCTTCAAGGGTAGTCGCTTTAGATACAG CGGAAAGGTTGCAAAAGAAGTAATGGAACAAAGTGCTAAAATTAAGAGAGACCCCCCAGAGATCCACAG GGCTGGTATGGTGCCTAGTAGGAGCTGTCCATCCATCACTCATGGCCCTCGTCTAACGAGTGTTCCAAGGACCCGACGAAGAGCTGTGCACATTTCCATTATGGAAG GTTTGGAGTCCCTTCGAGACAGTGCTCACTCCACACCGGTACGCTCAGTTTCGCATGGCGACTCCTTCATGCCTTCAAGGAGCCAGACGGTGGATGGCAGTGAGGCAAGCACGTCAGCAGTCATCTCAGATGAGAACTACAGCCCCTCTGACAGCGTGCTGCCTACACCCGTGGCGGAACATGGAATGGAGATGCCTTTGGCTCGTCACCTCAATGGTGCCCCCTGCAGCATTGACGAGGAGGAGTCAGAGGCAGGGACATCGAAAGAGGGGCAGGCCACAGAATTTGGGCACAGCAGGAGAGAACAACGTATGGTCAAGAGCAGGCCTGCAACATCTAGCGAGGTAGAGGAGCTCAACAAGTTTATCCTGAGCGTGTTGCGTCTCTTCCTGGTTACCATTGGACTTCTGTTcgccctgctgctgcttctcatCATGCTGACAGAGTCGGACCTGGACATTGCCTTCTTGAGAGACATCCGCAAGACACCTGAATTCCAGCAGTTCCACTTTGAATACTTCTGCCCTCTGCGGCGCTGGTTCGCCTGTAAGTTACGATGGATGGGAGGTTTCCTTGTTAGTGAGGCAAAGTGA